The following are encoded together in the Adhaeribacter arboris genome:
- a CDS encoding DUF4293 domain-containing protein: protein MIQRIQSVFLFLIAVALICLLFLPIWSKTDANGQEYVLNAFSLAAANTVNVTGTTTATVSKSTIVIAILAILAALVALYEIFQYKNRLTQMKLGFLNTLLLAGLMGSCFYYVSYVGEEIVKTPGRGEYQAGFYLPLLALALNALANRFIRRDEQLVRSVDRLR from the coding sequence ATGATACAAAGAATTCAATCTGTTTTTCTGTTTCTAATTGCCGTTGCTTTAATTTGCTTGTTATTTTTACCCATTTGGTCGAAGACAGATGCGAATGGTCAGGAATACGTGTTGAATGCCTTTTCGTTAGCCGCCGCCAACACGGTAAATGTTACTGGTACAACAACAGCAACCGTTTCTAAATCAACGATAGTAATTGCCATTTTAGCTATTTTGGCCGCGTTAGTAGCTTTATACGAAATATTTCAATATAAAAATCGGCTTACGCAAATGAAACTGGGTTTCCTAAATACCCTCCTGTTAGCCGGATTAATGGGAAGCTGCTTCTATTATGTCTCTTACGTGGGAGAGGAAATAGTAAAAACACCTGGTCGCGGTGAGTACCAGGCCGGGTTTTATTTACCCTTACTGGCCTTAGCTTTAAATGCGCTGGCTAATCGATTTATCCGCCGCGATGAGCAATTGGTTCGTTCCGTAGATCGGCTACGTTAA
- a CDS encoding NUDIX domain-containing protein, with the protein MKIVDKRVVYDGFYKLYKVKLETDGTILEREIFDTGQAVAALVFDTVRQRYIFVEQYRLATNTDVLEIVAGMHDKPSESLEDATRREIEEETGYTVDKITSIASYYSSPGAFAEKLTIFYAEVSKKASEGGGLADEHEDIKIVEVAPADLENLTIEDGKTLIAIQWALLHKQQ; encoded by the coding sequence ATGAAGATTGTAGATAAACGAGTGGTTTACGATGGCTTTTATAAGTTGTATAAAGTAAAGTTAGAAACAGATGGAACTATACTCGAAAGAGAGATTTTTGATACAGGCCAAGCCGTAGCTGCTCTGGTTTTTGACACTGTCCGACAACGCTATATTTTTGTTGAACAGTACCGATTAGCTACTAACACCGATGTGCTCGAAATAGTAGCTGGTATGCATGATAAACCATCAGAGAGTTTAGAGGATGCTACCCGTCGTGAAATAGAAGAAGAAACGGGTTATACTGTAGATAAAATTACTTCTATTGCCTCTTACTATTCCTCACCGGGCGCCTTTGCCGAAAAATTAACGATATTTTATGCAGAAGTAAGTAAGAAAGCTTCGGAAGGTGGGGGATTAGCCGATGAACACGAAGATATTAAGATAGTGGAAGTAGCTCCGGCCGATCTAGAAAATCTAACCATAGAAGACGGTAAAACTCTGATAGCTATACAATGGGCCTTACTCCACAAACAGCAGTAA
- the truA gene encoding tRNA pseudouridine(38-40) synthase TruA, producing the protein MRYFLEIAYDGTNYHGWQIQPNALTVQQILNDCLSTVLRETIETIGSGRTDTGVHAEQQFIHLDVTGILNKEEACYRFNRILPPDIAVKNIYEVIPEAHARFDAIARTYEYRICLINNPFLRAFSHFLNRKPNLELMNEAAAMLLNFEDFTTFSKVKGETKHYHCQMYQAQWQMQGSDMLIFTIRANRFLRGMVRLIVGTLLDVGSGKLSISEFTDIIASQDRRRASAAAPAAGLFLTKVEYPANFFLMN; encoded by the coding sequence ATGCGCTATTTCCTCGAAATCGCTTACGATGGCACCAATTACCACGGTTGGCAAATTCAGCCGAACGCATTAACGGTACAGCAAATATTAAACGATTGCTTAAGCACAGTTCTGCGGGAAACGATTGAAACGATTGGCAGTGGCCGGACGGATACAGGTGTACACGCTGAGCAGCAGTTTATACATCTGGATGTAACCGGAATTTTAAATAAAGAAGAAGCCTGCTACCGATTTAACCGCATTTTACCTCCTGATATCGCGGTAAAAAATATTTACGAAGTAATACCGGAAGCACATGCCCGTTTTGATGCAATTGCCCGTACGTACGAATATCGTATTTGCTTAATTAATAATCCGTTTTTACGGGCATTTAGTCATTTTTTAAACCGTAAGCCTAATTTAGAGTTAATGAACGAAGCGGCAGCAATGTTATTGAATTTTGAAGATTTTACTACTTTCTCGAAAGTAAAAGGAGAAACCAAACATTACCACTGTCAGATGTATCAGGCTCAATGGCAAATGCAGGGCTCGGATATGCTTATATTTACTATACGAGCTAATCGTTTTTTGCGCGGTATGGTACGGTTAATAGTGGGTACTTTGCTGGATGTAGGCAGTGGTAAATTATCGATATCCGAGTTTACAGACATAATTGCCAGTCAGGACCGGCGGCGAGCGAGTGCAGCGGCGCCAGCGGCGGGGCTCTTTCTAACCAAAGTAGAATACCCGGCGAACTTTTTCTTAATGAATTAG
- a CDS encoding META domain-containing protein, whose protein sequence is MRFILYLVGLPAILLLLLNCSVNNKKGYISNVTLESGKWILINLYEQEVIKQNTDRPIYLEFNVTDQKLTGFAGCNRLFGAFSSKGSAITFSRVGSTKLICPDAKLEDDFVSSLQQITRYQIDGEKLQLYNHSNLLMTLRLLTD, encoded by the coding sequence ATGAGATTCATACTTTATCTAGTAGGGTTGCCGGCTATCTTGCTGTTACTTCTAAACTGTTCGGTTAATAATAAGAAGGGATACATTTCTAATGTTACTTTAGAAAGTGGTAAATGGATATTAATAAATCTTTATGAACAAGAGGTTATTAAGCAAAATACGGACCGGCCAATTTATTTGGAATTTAATGTTACGGATCAAAAGTTAACTGGATTTGCTGGATGTAATCGGTTGTTTGGTGCATTTAGCTCCAAAGGCAGTGCTATTACTTTTTCGAGAGTAGGCTCTACTAAACTGATTTGTCCGGATGCAAAACTTGAAGATGATTTTGTTTCCAGTTTGCAGCAAATCACTCGTTATCAGATAGATGGGGAAAAGCTTCAGTTGTATAACCATTCTAATCTACTCATGACATTACGTCTTTTAACAGATTAA
- a CDS encoding GyrI-like domain-containing protein, producing the protein MNRRFSFIIVFILLAGFAIYAYLGGFNKVQVIRTTSRPVFIAGRYFEGSMKDKTLGTYFQETAKLLEEKKITGYLGNIYYNNPEEAHDSIRALIGVVVPDSLAPLPAGFELRKWPGSKPVVQATVNAHFFLAPNKLYSKLFDYAKQNKLNLKKQYLEEFPDARYGRVQAQLAD; encoded by the coding sequence GTGAACAGAAGATTTAGTTTTATTATAGTTTTTATATTGCTGGCCGGGTTTGCCATTTATGCTTATTTGGGTGGCTTTAATAAGGTACAGGTAATTCGAACTACTTCCAGACCGGTGTTTATTGCCGGTAGGTACTTTGAAGGTAGTATGAAAGATAAAACTTTAGGTACGTATTTTCAGGAAACCGCCAAATTGCTGGAAGAGAAAAAAATAACCGGCTATTTAGGTAACATATATTATAATAATCCCGAAGAAGCCCATGATAGTATCCGGGCGCTAATTGGAGTAGTGGTACCTGATTCATTGGCGCCTCTACCCGCAGGTTTTGAACTTCGTAAGTGGCCTGGAAGCAAACCAGTAGTACAAGCCACCGTGAACGCTCATTTTTTCTTAGCGCCAAATAAACTTTACTCCAAGCTGTTTGATTACGCCAAACAAAATAAACTAAATTTAAAAAAACAGTATTTAGAAGAGTTTCCCGATGCCCGCTATGGCCGGGTACAAGCTCAATTGGCTGATTAA
- a CDS encoding polysaccharide biosynthesis/export family protein produces the protein MTKMYKSFYLIIFVFLFSCGSSRNLVYFSDLQENNDQSTKILNAVDPKIQPDDLLGISVSTLNPESNALFNSGILLPPTVTNTNNTNTNLVKDGYLVDKNGFISYPVLGQVKLGGLSKEEATKKMIAELKRYIKGEPIVNIRYLNFKVTVIGEVNRPSTITVPTEKINVLEALGMAGDMTVYGKRENVLIIREKEGKRNITRINLNTKETLNSPYFYLQQNDVVYVEPVVGKYRATQANTNRNLSTILVGATSLLTLIITRFF, from the coding sequence ATGACTAAAATGTACAAATCATTTTATTTAATAATTTTTGTTTTCTTATTTTCTTGTGGCTCTAGCCGAAACCTGGTTTATTTCAGTGATCTACAAGAAAATAATGATCAAAGCACTAAGATTCTTAACGCTGTAGATCCTAAGATTCAGCCAGATGATCTTTTAGGTATTAGTGTCAGCACTTTAAACCCTGAATCTAATGCCTTGTTTAACAGCGGTATATTGCTACCTCCAACCGTTACGAACACTAATAACACAAATACCAATTTAGTTAAAGATGGATACCTTGTTGATAAAAACGGTTTTATTAGTTATCCGGTTCTAGGACAAGTTAAGTTGGGAGGATTATCTAAAGAAGAAGCTACCAAGAAAATGATTGCCGAACTTAAAAGATACATTAAAGGGGAACCAATTGTTAATATTCGTTATTTAAACTTTAAAGTTACGGTTATAGGAGAAGTAAACAGACCCTCTACCATTACAGTACCAACTGAAAAAATCAATGTTTTGGAAGCCTTGGGAATGGCTGGTGACATGACGGTTTATGGTAAAAGAGAAAACGTTTTAATTATTCGGGAAAAAGAAGGCAAACGAAATATTACCCGCATTAATTTAAACACTAAAGAAACACTGAATTCACCTTATTTCTACCTACAACAAAACGATGTAGTGTATGTAGAACCTGTTGTGGGTAAATATCGAGCTACTCAAGCAAATACTAATAGAAACCTTTCAACCATATTAGTTGGAGCTACCTCCTTACTCACACTTATTATTACTAGATTTTTTTAA
- a CDS encoding thiolase family protein, protein MSAAYIVDIVRTPVGKFGGALSSVRPDDLAALVMKALLNRNSDLDVSLIEDVILGAANQAGEDNRNVARMAALLAGLPLETAGVTVNRLCASGLQSIIDAARAIKCSEGAVYLAGGVESMTRAPFVLAKAENAFSRETQLFDTTLGWRFINKKLAERHYPYSMGETAENVAKKWQISREQQDTFAHESQAKYQQALKNNYFQNEIIPVTIPQKNGEFLHFSVDEHPRLTSPEKLAALKPAFTPENGTVTAGNSSGINDGAAIALLVNEEVVEQFNLKPMARVVSSAVAGVPPAYMGIGPVPATQKALQRAGLTLNDMDLIELNEAFAAQVLACIQELKLDPAKINVNGGSIAIGHPLGASGTRISATLLHEMQRRKNIRYGLATMCVGVGQGAAVIYEKC, encoded by the coding sequence ATGAGTGCTGCCTATATTGTAGATATTGTCCGTACCCCAGTCGGTAAGTTTGGGGGAGCATTAAGCTCCGTTCGCCCTGATGATTTAGCGGCCCTTGTTATGAAAGCATTGCTCAATCGAAATTCGGATTTAGATGTAAGTTTAATTGAAGATGTAATTTTAGGGGCAGCTAATCAGGCCGGCGAAGATAACCGGAATGTGGCGCGTATGGCTGCTTTGCTGGCCGGTTTACCTCTGGAAACGGCAGGAGTAACCGTAAACCGGTTATGTGCTTCCGGGTTACAATCCATAATAGATGCAGCCCGGGCCATTAAATGTAGCGAGGGGGCCGTTTACCTGGCTGGAGGAGTAGAAAGCATGACCCGAGCTCCTTTTGTGCTGGCAAAAGCAGAAAATGCCTTTTCCCGCGAAACGCAATTGTTCGATACTACCCTGGGCTGGCGCTTTATTAATAAAAAATTAGCCGAACGACACTATCCTTATTCTATGGGGGAAACTGCCGAAAATGTAGCTAAGAAATGGCAAATTTCCCGCGAACAACAAGATACTTTTGCGCATGAATCACAGGCGAAATATCAACAGGCATTGAAAAATAATTATTTTCAAAACGAAATTATACCGGTTACTATTCCGCAGAAAAATGGAGAATTTTTACATTTTTCTGTTGATGAGCATCCCCGCTTAACTTCTCCAGAAAAATTAGCTGCCTTAAAACCAGCTTTTACTCCGGAAAATGGAACGGTAACGGCCGGAAATTCTTCGGGTATTAACGATGGAGCCGCAATAGCACTCTTAGTAAACGAAGAAGTAGTAGAACAATTTAATTTAAAGCCAATGGCCCGGGTAGTATCATCTGCGGTGGCGGGTGTGCCACCGGCCTACATGGGCATAGGACCGGTACCTGCCACGCAAAAAGCCTTACAGCGGGCAGGTCTTACACTCAACGATATGGACTTAATCGAACTGAACGAAGCTTTTGCTGCCCAGGTACTGGCTTGTATCCAGGAATTAAAACTCGACCCTGCTAAAATTAATGTTAATGGGGGTTCTATTGCAATTGGGCATCCTTTAGGTGCGAGCGGTACCCGAATTTCGGCCACTTTACTCCACGAAATGCAGCGCCGCAAAAATATTCGTTATGGTTTAGCTACCATGTGCGTTGGGGTAGGGCAGGGAGCCGCTGTTATTTACGAAAAGTGCTAG
- a CDS encoding outer membrane beta-barrel family protein, which produces MSLLFTKNKKFYWFLLLLLPGWAFAQSPSSSSFFIRGTIIDAQKTPIPFSSVGLYRAADSSLVTGTAADEAGKFELSTKPGNYFLKISMVSFRERVIPRVTVQNQDVQLGVLELKLSAEVLKEVVVQGERSTMELALDKKIFNVGKDLANAGGTASDILSNVPSVAVDAEGNVSLRGSGNVRILIDGKPSGLVSIKGGSGLQQLQGSSIERVEVITNPSARYEAEGMGGIINIVLKKERQEGINGSFDLITGNPANFGLGANVNYRKKNLNFFVNYTASYRKAPGRSTLYQEQWRNDTTFISRQSSENQLKGMYNNARAGIDYFFNPKNVLTGSYTYRLNKGKRFSEIQYLDYLTNINNLQSITNRTQDETETEPNSEYALSYKRTFTREGQELTADVRYLDNWEKSDQYYTQKTALPDGNPSAIEDILQRSLNDETEKQFLVQVDYVHPFGKDGKLEAGLRSSSRDMTNNFSVTQQIADGAWMPLDSLTNNFLYEENIHALYGIMGNKIGKFTYQVGLRAEWTGVTTTLKKTNEVNPREYANLFPSVHVTYDLPKQHALQLSYSRRVRRPQYNDLSPFMTFSDSRNYFSGNPDLNPEFTDAYELGHIKYFEKGSLSSSLYYRYTTDKILRIRRVNELGNSTTLPENLATEDAFGAELAVSYTPFDWWKIDGSFNFFRAITDGGNLNEDFHSDAYSWFVRKTSRFTLWKNTDLQLRGNYEAPQQMPQGKRKAIATLDLALSRDILKNNGTLTLNVIDVFNSRRFRSIIEGDNFYTETNSQGRLRQVNLTLNYRLHQAKKAVKEPGEGDY; this is translated from the coding sequence ATGAGTCTACTATTTACTAAAAACAAAAAGTTTTACTGGTTCCTATTACTCTTATTACCTGGTTGGGCTTTCGCGCAAAGCCCGTCATCCTCCTCTTTTTTTATCCGGGGTACTATCATTGATGCCCAAAAAACACCTATTCCTTTTAGTAGCGTGGGCTTATACCGGGCAGCAGATTCTAGTTTAGTAACAGGTACGGCCGCCGATGAAGCAGGTAAATTTGAGCTTTCAACTAAACCAGGCAATTATTTCTTAAAAATCAGTATGGTATCTTTCCGGGAGAGAGTTATTCCACGCGTTACCGTTCAAAACCAGGATGTACAGTTGGGAGTTTTGGAACTGAAATTAAGCGCCGAAGTATTGAAAGAAGTAGTGGTACAAGGCGAGCGCAGCACGATGGAGTTAGCGTTGGATAAAAAAATATTTAACGTGGGCAAAGATCTGGCAAATGCGGGCGGTACGGCTTCGGATATTCTAAGTAATGTGCCCTCGGTGGCTGTAGATGCAGAAGGCAATGTGAGTTTGCGCGGAAGCGGTAACGTGCGGATTTTAATTGACGGGAAGCCATCGGGTTTGGTAAGTATTAAAGGGGGTAGTGGCTTGCAGCAATTGCAGGGCAGCAGCATCGAAAGGGTAGAGGTAATTACCAATCCATCGGCCCGCTACGAAGCAGAAGGTATGGGTGGAATTATCAACATTGTTCTCAAAAAAGAACGGCAAGAAGGTATTAACGGCTCCTTCGATTTAATTACGGGTAACCCGGCTAATTTTGGTTTGGGCGCTAACGTGAATTACCGGAAGAAAAATTTAAATTTCTTTGTGAATTATACGGCTTCTTACCGCAAGGCACCCGGCCGTAGTACTCTTTATCAAGAGCAGTGGCGCAACGATACTACTTTTATTTCCCGACAAAGTTCCGAAAATCAATTGAAAGGAATGTATAATAATGCTCGGGCCGGAATAGACTATTTCTTTAATCCTAAAAATGTACTCACGGGTTCCTACACCTACCGCCTTAATAAAGGTAAACGGTTTTCAGAAATTCAGTACCTGGATTACTTAACTAATATTAATAATCTGCAAAGTATTACTAACCGGACCCAGGACGAAACTGAAACCGAACCAAATTCGGAGTATGCCTTGAGTTATAAGAGAACCTTTACCCGCGAAGGACAAGAACTAACGGCCGATGTCCGCTACCTGGATAACTGGGAAAAATCAGATCAGTACTACACCCAAAAAACTGCTTTGCCGGATGGGAATCCTTCTGCTATTGAGGATATTTTGCAACGTTCGTTGAACGACGAAACCGAAAAGCAATTTTTGGTGCAAGTAGATTATGTGCATCCATTTGGGAAAGATGGCAAATTAGAAGCGGGCTTACGCAGCAGTTCCCGTGATATGACCAATAATTTTTCGGTAACTCAACAAATAGCCGATGGCGCTTGGATGCCTTTAGACAGCCTCACGAATAACTTTTTGTACGAAGAAAACATCCATGCCCTGTATGGAATTATGGGTAATAAAATAGGGAAGTTTACGTATCAGGTAGGTTTGCGGGCCGAGTGGACGGGAGTTACCACTACTCTAAAAAAGACGAACGAAGTAAATCCGCGGGAGTATGCCAATTTGTTCCCGAGCGTGCATGTTACCTATGATTTACCCAAGCAACATGCCTTACAGCTCAGCTACAGCCGCCGGGTACGTCGGCCACAGTATAATGATTTAAGCCCGTTCATGACTTTTAGTGATAGCCGCAATTATTTCAGCGGTAACCCGGATTTGAACCCCGAATTTACCGACGCTTATGAATTAGGACACATTAAATATTTTGAAAAAGGGTCGCTGAGTTCATCGTTGTATTACCGCTACACTACTGATAAAATTTTACGCATTCGCCGGGTAAACGAATTAGGTAATTCCACTACATTACCCGAAAACTTAGCTACCGAAGATGCTTTTGGAGCCGAGTTGGCCGTGTCGTACACGCCGTTTGACTGGTGGAAAATAGATGGCAGCTTTAACTTTTTCCGGGCCATTACCGACGGCGGAAATTTGAATGAAGATTTCCATAGCGATGCGTACAGTTGGTTTGTCCGGAAAACATCGCGGTTTACCCTCTGGAAAAATACCGATTTGCAATTACGCGGTAATTACGAAGCGCCCCAACAAATGCCTCAAGGCAAACGCAAAGCTATTGCAACTCTTGACCTGGCTTTAAGTCGCGACATCCTGAAAAACAATGGTACCCTTACCCTTAATGTAATCGATGTTTTCAACTCTCGTCGGTTCCGTTCCATTATAGAAGGCGATAATTTTTATACCGAAACCAATTCGCAGGGCCGTTTACGGCAGGTTAACCTTACCCTGAATTACCGTTTACACCAAGCCAAAAAAGCCGTGAAAGAACCCGGCGAAGGTGACTATTAA
- a CDS encoding ABC transporter ATP-binding protein, whose product MEPTSNTKIGKAFDYSTLRRLYTFVKPYQKIFYFLILLTVASAILAAVRPFMIQYTVDEYIMLGNNSGLNRMFVWLAVLLVGHALVQYLHTYFAGWLGQYIVRDIRVVLYRHLLKLRLKFYDRTPIGTLVTRNVSDVEQLSDVFSEGLAAMIGDVLQLAFILGYMLYIDWKLTLVSLSMFPLLFVSTYIFKEKIKSSFQEVRTAVANLNAFVQEHITGMSIVQIFNNEAREMQKFEKINQEHTRAQIRSVLYYSIYFPVAEVIGAAGTGLLVWYGAKGVLNEEITLGVLIAFIMYIAMFFRPIRQIADRFNTLQLGVVSTDRILKLLDSNELISDTGHYAPATIKGDVQFEHVWFAYNNEEWVLRDISFNVTAGQTVAFVGATGAGKTSIINLLSRFYEINKGIIRVDGYDLKEYDLSVLRQHIGVVLQDVFLFSGSIADNITLGNKNITTEQIWQAAELVGADKFIQRLPGGLDYKVMERGATLSVGQRQLISFVRAMVYDPKIIILDEATSSVDSETEELIQYAIQQLMQGRTSIVIAHRLSTIQKADKIIVMDRGEIKEAGTHDELMQNEGYYTQLYKMQYKEVI is encoded by the coding sequence TTGGAACCAACATCTAATACAAAAATTGGCAAGGCCTTCGATTATAGTACTCTCCGGCGGTTATACACGTTTGTGAAGCCTTACCAAAAAATATTTTACTTTCTCATTTTATTAACGGTCGCGTCGGCGATATTGGCAGCTGTGCGGCCGTTTATGATTCAGTATACCGTTGACGAATACATTATGCTGGGGAATAATTCCGGCTTGAACCGCATGTTTGTTTGGTTGGCGGTATTGCTGGTAGGTCATGCCTTGGTACAATACCTGCACACTTATTTTGCCGGTTGGTTAGGTCAATATATTGTACGCGATATTCGAGTAGTATTGTACCGTCATTTATTGAAGCTTCGCCTCAAATTTTACGACCGTACCCCTATTGGTACGTTGGTTACCCGCAACGTTTCGGATGTGGAGCAGCTTTCAGATGTGTTTAGCGAAGGTTTAGCCGCCATGATTGGTGATGTATTGCAACTGGCTTTTATTTTAGGCTATATGCTCTACATCGACTGGAAGTTGACACTGGTTAGTTTATCTATGTTTCCGTTGCTGTTTGTGAGTACGTATATTTTTAAGGAAAAAATCAAATCCTCGTTTCAGGAAGTGCGTACGGCAGTGGCTAATTTAAATGCATTTGTGCAGGAGCATATTACCGGCATGAGCATCGTGCAAATTTTTAACAACGAAGCCCGCGAAATGCAGAAATTTGAGAAAATAAATCAGGAACATACGCGCGCGCAAATCCGGTCGGTGTTGTATTACTCTATTTATTTTCCGGTGGCAGAGGTAATTGGTGCGGCGGGCACGGGTCTACTCGTTTGGTATGGGGCAAAAGGCGTGTTAAACGAAGAAATCACCTTGGGTGTACTCATTGCCTTTATCATGTACATTGCTATGTTTTTCCGACCTATCCGCCAAATTGCTGACCGTTTTAATACTTTGCAACTCGGGGTAGTAAGTACCGACCGGATCCTAAAGTTACTGGATAGTAACGAACTTATCTCTGACACTGGCCATTATGCCCCAGCTACAATTAAGGGCGATGTTCAGTTTGAGCACGTATGGTTTGCGTATAATAACGAAGAGTGGGTGCTGCGTGATATTTCCTTTAATGTAACAGCCGGCCAAACGGTAGCTTTTGTGGGAGCAACCGGAGCGGGAAAAACATCGATCATTAATTTGTTAAGCCGCTTTTACGAAATAAATAAAGGTATTATTCGCGTAGATGGCTATGATTTAAAAGAATACGATTTAAGTGTTTTGCGCCAACACATTGGCGTAGTATTACAAGATGTATTTTTATTTTCAGGTTCTATTGCCGACAACATTACTTTAGGAAATAAAAATATTACTACCGAGCAAATCTGGCAAGCCGCCGAATTGGTAGGAGCGGATAAATTCATTCAGCGTTTACCTGGCGGACTCGACTATAAAGTTATGGAGCGCGGGGCAACATTATCGGTGGGGCAGCGCCAATTAATTTCGTTTGTCCGAGCTATGGTCTACGATCCCAAAATCATTATTCTCGACGAAGCCACATCATCGGTGGATTCCGAGACCGAAGAATTAATTCAATATGCCATTCAGCAGTTAATGCAAGGACGTACTTCTATTGTTATTGCCCACCGCCTGTCTACTATCCAGAAAGCAGATAAAATTATTGTGATGGATAGAGGTGAAATAAAAGAAGCCGGTACCCACGACGAGTTAATGCAGAACGAAGGCTACTACACGCAACTCTACAAAATGCAGTATAAAGAAGTTATTTAA